The sequence GTGTACATCCTGATCCTGCCGGGCTTCGGCATCATCAGCCACATCGTCTCGACCTTCTCGAAGAAGCCGGTGTTCGGTTATCTCGGCATGGCCTACGCCATGGTCGCGATCGGCGCCGTCGGCTTCATCGTCTGGGCGCACCACATGTATACGACCGGCCTGTCGCTCGACACGCAGCGCTACTTCGTCTTCGCCACCATGGTCATCGCGGTGCCGACGGGGGTGAAGATCTTCTCCTGGATCGCGACGATGTGGGGCGGGTCGATCTCGTTCAAGACGCCGATGCTGTGGGCGCTGGGCTTCATCTTCCTGTTCACCATCGGTGGCGTCACCGGCGTTCAGCTGGCCAATGCCGGCCTCGACCGCTCGCTGCATGACACCTATTTCGTCATCGCCCACTTCCACTACGTGCTGTCGCTGGGCGCGGTGTTCGCCATCTTCGCCGGCTGGTACTACTGGTTCCCCAAGATGACCGGCTACATGTATTCGCCCGTCATCGCCAACACCCACTTCTGGGTCACCTTTGTCGGCGTCAACCTGATCTTCTTCCCGCAGCATTTCCTTGGCCTCGCCGGCATGCCGCGCCGCACCATCGACTATCCGGACGCGTTTGCCGGCTGGAACTACGTGTCGTCGATCGGCTCCTATATCTCGGCCGTCGGCGTGGCGATCTTCCTCTACGGCGTGTTCGAAGCCTTCCAGAAGAAGCGCATCGCCGGTGCCAACCCATGGGGCGAGGGCGCCACCACGCTCGAATGGCAGCTGCCTTCGCCGCCGCCGTTCCACCAGTGGGAGCAGTTGCCGAAGATCAAGTAAGGCGGCTCCCGCCCGAATACGAAACCGCCGGCCCGCCGGCGGTTTTGGCCAACGGAATGATGGACTGAGTACGCATGGCCCTAGTCGACGAAACCAGCATTGACGAAGCGGGCTTCCGCATGTCGGAAGCGACGGCGGGCGATTTCTTCGCCCTGCTGAAGCCGCGCGTCATGTCGCTGGTGGTGTTCACGGCCTTTGTCGGGCTGGTCGCCGCCCCGGTGACCATCAACCCGCTGCTGGCGGTGATCGCCATCCTGTCGATCGCCATCGGTGCCGGTGCCTCGGGCGCGCTCAACATGTGGTACGACGCCGACATCGATGCGGTGATGACCAGGACCGCAAGCCGTCCGGTGCCGTCCGGCCGCATTCAGCCGCACGAGGCGCTCAGCTTCGGCCTGGTGCTGTCGGTGCTGTCGGTGATGACGCTTGGCGTGTTGGTCAACTGGCTTTCGGCGACGCTGCTGGCCTTCACCATCTTCTTCTATGCCGTCGTCTACACGATGTGGCTGAAGCGCTGGACGCCGCAGAACATCGTCATCGGCGGCGCGGCCGGTGCCATTCCGCCGGTGATCGGTTGGGCCGCGGTGACCGGATCGGTCAGCCTCGAAAGCATCGTCCTGTTCCTGATCATCTTCCTGTGGACGCCGCCGCATTTCTGGGCGCTCGCGCTGTTCAAGTCCGGGGACTATGAGCGTGCCGGCATCCCGATGATGCCCAATGTCGCCGGCCACGCGTCGACCCGCCGTCAGATCTTCGCCTATGCACTGGTGCTGGCCCCGGTCGGCGTGGCGCCGTGGCTGCTCGGCTATACGACGCCTTTCTATGGCGTGGCCGCCATGCTGCTTGGGCTTGGCTTTGTCTGGTATGCGTGGAAAGTGCTCGGCATGGCCGATGACGACCGCGCCATGAAGCCGGCCAAGGCGCTGTTCGCCTATTCGCTGCTTTATCTCTTCGCCATCTTCGCTGCCTACCTGGCCGACAGCGTTGTCGAACGCGCGCTTGCCATGGGTGGGGCATGATCATGGTCGAGGAAAAGCTTGAGACGGTCACCTTGACCGAGCGTCAGAGGAAGGCCCAGCGCAGCCGGTCCATCGCGATCGGCGTGGCGCTGGCGGTGCTTGTCGTCATTTTCTACATCGCCACGATCATCAAGTTCGGCCACAATCTGGGCACGATGTGATGAGCGTCGAGATGTCCAAAAAGCCGGCCGGCAAGAACAGCAACCGCATCGTCGCGGCGGTGTGCCTTGCCTTCTTCACCGGTATGATCGGCATGGCCTATGCCGCCGTGCCGCTCTACAAGATGTTCTGCCAGGCGACCGGCTATGGCGGCACGACGCAACGTGTCGAGAAGCAATATGCCGGCCGCGTGCTCGACCGCGAGATCACCGTGCGCTTCGACGCCAATATTGCCGGCGTGCCGTGGGAATTCCAGCCGGTCCAGCGCTCGATGACCATGAAGATCGGCGAGACCGTGCAGGCGCATTATCAGGCGACCAACAAGTTCGATCGCCCCGTCACCGGTCGCGCCACCTTCAACGTGCAGCCGGAACTGGCGGGTCCGTATTTCAACAAGGTCGAGTGTTTCTGCTTCACCGATACGTCGCTGAAGCCCGGCGAGACGGTGGACATGCCGGTCCTGTTCTATGTGGACCCCGATATCGTGAATGTGCCGGAACTGAAGGACGTGAAGACGATCACGCTGTCCTACACGATGTTCCCGGTCGAGAAGAACAAGCCGGTTGCCTCTTCGGAGCCGGTCCAGGGCACCAGCAAGATAATTTCAGATACCGAAGCAAATCTCGGGGGTTGATATGGCAGACGCGCACGCAAAACATCACGACTATCATCTCGTCGACCCGAGCCCGTGGCCTTTCCTGGGCTCAATCGGCGCGCTCGTCATGGCCTTTGGCGGTGTCGCCCTGATGGAATATCTGAAGGGCGGATCGTTCCCGATCTTCGGTCACAACATTGCCAATCCGTGGCTGTTCTTCATCGGTCTGGTGATCGTCCTCTATACCATGTTCGCCTGGTGGTCGGACACCATCAAGGAAGCGCATGAGGGTCACCACACGCGCGTCGTGTCGTTGCATCTGCGCTACGGCATGATCATGTTCATCGCCTCGGAGGTGATGTTCTTCGTCGCCTGGTTCTGGGCCTATTTCGACGCCAGCCTTTTTGCCGGCGAGGTGCAGAACTATGCACGCCACACATTTACCGGCGGTGTCTGGCCGCCGAAGGGCATGGAGGTTCTCGATCCCTTCCATTTGCCGCTCTACAACACCATCATCCTGCTCCTGTCGGGCACCACGGTCACCTGGGCGCACCATTCGCTCATCCATGGCGATCGCAAGGGCCTGATCAACGGCCTGGTGCTGACCGTCGGCCTGGGCATGCTGTTCACCATGGTGCAGGCCTATGAGTACATACACGCTCCGTTCGGCTTCAAGGATTCCATCTACGGCGCCACCTTCTTCATGGCGACCGGCTTCCACGGTTTCCATGTCATCATCGGCACCATCTTCCTGCTGGTTTGCCTGATCCGCGCGATGAAGGGCGATTTTACCCCCAAGCAGCATTTCGGCTTCGAGGCGGCCGCCTGGTACTGGCACTTCGTCGACGTGGTCTGGCTGTTCCTGTTCTCAGCGATCTATGTCTGG comes from Mesorhizobium japonicum MAFF 303099 and encodes:
- a CDS encoding heme o synthase, coding for MALVDETSIDEAGFRMSEATAGDFFALLKPRVMSLVVFTAFVGLVAAPVTINPLLAVIAILSIAIGAGASGALNMWYDADIDAVMTRTASRPVPSGRIQPHEALSFGLVLSVLSVMTLGVLVNWLSATLLAFTIFFYAVVYTMWLKRWTPQNIVIGGAAGAIPPVIGWAAVTGSVSLESIVLFLIIFLWTPPHFWALALFKSGDYERAGIPMMPNVAGHASTRRQIFAYALVLAPVGVAPWLLGYTTPFYGVAAMLLGLGFVWYAWKVLGMADDDRAMKPAKALFAYSLLYLFAIFAAYLADSVVERALAMGGA
- a CDS encoding cytochrome c oxidase assembly protein, which codes for MSVEMSKKPAGKNSNRIVAAVCLAFFTGMIGMAYAAVPLYKMFCQATGYGGTTQRVEKQYAGRVLDREITVRFDANIAGVPWEFQPVQRSMTMKIGETVQAHYQATNKFDRPVTGRATFNVQPELAGPYFNKVECFCFTDTSLKPGETVDMPVLFYVDPDIVNVPELKDVKTITLSYTMFPVEKNKPVASSEPVQGTSKIISDTEANLGG
- a CDS encoding cytochrome c oxidase subunit 3, with translation MADAHAKHHDYHLVDPSPWPFLGSIGALVMAFGGVALMEYLKGGSFPIFGHNIANPWLFFIGLVIVLYTMFAWWSDTIKEAHEGHHTRVVSLHLRYGMIMFIASEVMFFVAWFWAYFDASLFAGEVQNYARHTFTGGVWPPKGMEVLDPFHLPLYNTIILLLSGTTVTWAHHSLIHGDRKGLINGLVLTVGLGMLFTMVQAYEYIHAPFGFKDSIYGATFFMATGFHGFHVIIGTIFLLVCLIRAMKGDFTPKQHFGFEAAAWYWHFVDVVWLFLFSAIYVWGSAGAVIEGH